TTTCTCCGATAAAATTAGTAGTAGGCAAGAACCAAGGCGACGATGCCAAACACAGGTTTCTTAGCTCGCTTGTTCGCTCTCTCAGTCACGCGATCGGATTCCACAATCCGAGCCAATGCCAAGTCCCTCCATATTATTCGCTACTGGCTATTCTCATCCTGCCCATCTCTCTGATGTTAATTACGATCATTTCCGTCATTCGCTCAATTTTCTCGCCGTCGTTTTCGTCTCCGAAGGTAAGGTCGTACTCCACCCTCCACACTAAGGCCTTATCACAAATAGTTTGCTCGgtgtttaatattattattgtagtAGAGTGTTTTGTCAAGAAAAGTATGGTTAATCAaccattaaacttttatttttctctaggAAAATTAGACTGGAGGTGATTTTTTATTCTTGATTTTCAAATTTTCAGAAGGGAAAGAACATTTTAATTCGTGAATTAAGATTTGAACTGAATGCATAATTTTATTCTAGGTTTGGCTAATATTGCTTTAGCTGACGAACGTGTTTTCTCCGTGCCATCAGTATTTGATGCGGAAAAGGAATTGAAACCTTTGAAACTGGGCAAAAAGCGACAAATCCTGCTCTGTTTAATGCTGATCTCCAAGCTCCgtatgaactgttttcttttaatcGCGCAGAATATAACTCCGAGTAGTAATGTTTTGCAAATAGAACTGTGGCTCTCCCTAATAAATCAAATAGTAAATTAATCCTTGCTTCATATACTTATTTGGTTCATATTAGTGGTTTAGGGTTCTGTGACTCTCACTAATACATCTAGTGCCAGTCACAAACTAATAGTTAGTGTGACTGGTGTATATACATTAATTAACCGCATACGAACACATAGTGGCTGCTCGTCTGTATGAGGATATATCTGTTAGCTTCAGCTTAGGCCTTATAATTTCGAGGTTATACTGTGGTTATGTAGTTGGATTCATATGTTCGTCTACCCCGGTTATGAACATTTTGTGGTGTGTGATACATTTGCTACTCTTGCAGTCGTCGAACAAAGATTTGATGATTTATGAATTATGATAAACCAAATCCATAGCCATCTTACATTCTGCTTTAATTGTCTGTCTGCGAGCAGTCTTATAGCATTCGTGCTATAAAATTGATTGCACGCTTTATCTGTATTGTACAGTTATGATATCAAGATATTTTAAGGCTAACCATTGCTTTAGATCTCTTTTACAAGTTTACCATTTACTCCTCTGAAGTTTGGCTGTTAAAGTATTCTTAATAACTGTAATCACCAAATCCATTTCTCATCCTTAGACATGCTTCTCTAGACAATGTAATTACTGAACAGATTGTGGGTTCAATAAACAAGCAGCCACTTCTTGATGCTCCATAGGAGTCGTCGCTAATTGTTGTTTTGgaaataattttaacttttaaaatgacACTAAAAGAGAACTTAGAGGACTACACATGGAATTATATGGTTTTGTTTCAAGTCACGCGGGGATACTTGAACATGTTCATCCTTGAGTCTCCATTAATCATTATTAGAAGCTATAAAGGATAAAAAATATCTTCTTCACACTTTTGAGCTATAGCTTACGCTTCTAAAGTGTCTGAATTTTGTGATACTACCATGAATCTGCACTGATAATTTACTGAGCTTGGCACACACACTGCAATACTTGAGATTAAATGCTGTTAATTCTTTACTAAATTTTTGTTAATATGCTCAATGACATTGTATTATTTATGCATTTAGaggtttttttttatctcaggAAGCTTCTATCCATCTGAGATTAAGATATGTATTATTTCCTGAAGTCTAGTCTATATATCCATATAGTTTAAACGAAGAATCCAATGAACTTTTTTTTCTTCAGGTGATAAAATTTAGATGTTTTGGCACTGGACATGGAATTTTGATCCTTTTTGTTTGAATAGAAGTTTCAACCCATGCTTGTTTCCTATTCTTTTCTCCCTCTCTTTTTCTCTGTCTACATAGTTTATTAGTATCGAATGGAAAATATGAGAATGCAGATTAGAATACTTGATGCTCTACATGTCAATGTTTAAGTCCAGCAATCTGAATAGAAGTTACTACACAAAAGTATATGAGTTAGGGCCTGATTGATGGGTTTAACTTATTACAGTTGGATCTAATTGCTGGAGCCTTCGTCAGAGTTATATGAGCTGGAATCttttttatcatatatattttttaaaaacttcaaCTGCTGTAATCTGTATGATTATGTACCCAACATAGAATTTAGGGTTGTAATTTAGTGTATTACTGGGATTTTGTTTTGCACTTGTACAAAACTTCTCTTTTTGAGTTCCAACTTTGATGTATATAAGCCTTTTGGAGATGTTTTATCCTCCCATATTATGATTTCTCCACCCTGCAGATCATGGATTTTAAACCTGGTGAATTCCCAAGTGAAAGTATGCTTTTCTTTCTGATTGAAACTGTTCTTCATttgaattcttcttcttctttaatttttcaaCTTTTGCAAATAAGTAAGCCTAGCTAACATAAAACAACTAGCGATATGATAAAGATAAGACGGAAGAAATATTTCTCCAATTAGGCTGAACAACAGTTTAAAGGGTACTCCTCTGAAGGCCCATGGAACAGAAGCCTAAAAAAACAGCCTTGTCCAATAACAGATTAAGGGACAAAGTCTGATTTTGGAAAAGCACACATTCCCCTCCAATCAAATACTCATAATGCtgccaaaaaaataaagaagaaataaataaaGCTGGCAAGCAAGCTTTAACATCTATTATTTCACTAAAAAATCGTTGTGTGGAAAACCAAAGTGTTTGACATTTCAAGTTCTCATCTAAAAGCCCAAAATGGCAGTTTCAAATTTCCCACACCATCAGACAATGTAAAAAGAAACGGGAAAACTCTCTAGGCTTATAACACATGACACACCAATCAAGAGACAAAACCTTGTTAAGCCTCCTTTCCTGTAACAAACCTTTAGTATTCACCTTTTGGAGAATCACAGGCTAAGAAAAATCTTGAACATGGGGCGATATCTTTATTTACTTTCAAAAGCTTAGgtataattttcttttgtttataCTGATTCATTCCTTGACCAATATCAATTCAGAggagaatgaaaaaaaaaagtcaagcaTACCAGATTTTGTGTAAAATATTCAACTAAATTATGGTCATTCTTGACAAAAAACTGATTTGTGTAGATAATGTGAAACATGGCCATATGCCCACTGCTAAAACTTCTCTTGAAAAACTGTTGGGCTTTACTCTGTATATTGGGGCTGGTAGCGTTCTTCTTGAAAAATGCCATGTTCTCAATAACTTTATCAGGTTTAAGCCATGTGAATGTAACACCTTTTTCTTCCTATCTGAATGCTTCACAGGAAGGCCATtataataattgataaaaaaaaaaaattctggagTTGCAAGTGTAAAATATTAGTTTATTACTGTGGTTTTCTTTAGCAATCTTCTGTACTTTCTGCTCTTTCCTTGAATGTTTATGATTAGTTGTGCATTTTATAGGCGATGTAAATTAACTCGATTTTTGTTGCATTGCTGGGAAGCTTTTCCACAAGAGTACATGTGGAAGACCAGAAAATCAGATGTTGTATCATGTGTAAATACttgttttatataataattgatGAAGTGCTTTTATGTGCATCTGATTCATGCATAGAATTCTCTTTTTATGAGAAGTAAACAGCTGAAAGGATTTGGACTTCTTGGAACATATTAGTACCACATGGGAATGAGTGAATAATATCATACTTTCATGTTATAGTCAGTTCTTTGTTTGTGATTCTTTGTGTCCGTTTTGTGTGTGCCAAATTTCCATTTACCCATGTTTTGCACAGCCAAGCTCTGATTGGTTGCTTTTCTCAACACTTCTACAACATCTTTGATGCAACATTACTTTAACCTATCACTTTATGCCTGCTTTTGATATGCTTTTTTCTTCTGTATCATTTCTACCACTTAAATAAAGTCTGTTCTTATGGCATAATTGtatgctttttattttttacataggTACCCAGTCCAAGCTGGTGATGCCATTTGGATGGCCCCATTTGTGCCTCTATGGTAAGGAAAATAATGAcccccccctctctctctctctctctctctttcccaCATACAAATACATGCTAAATAAATATCCTGACTGAAATCTTATAGGCAATGatgtattttactattttttcagGTATGCAGCACTTGGTAAAACCCAGCATGGTGTTTGCTGTACTAAGATGTAAAATAGGAATCCATTGCAACGATATGCAGCATAAGATTTGCCCTTGGACTCATTGACATTTTCTCGGAAGAAAAGACTTTACAGTGATAGGTGACCGTCATCCTCGAGTAATCTGTGCACTCATGGTACCAGAAAACTGAGCTTGTATAACTTATTTGGTAAATAAATGCACATGCTATCCTGTAAAAAACAATTCTTGGACATTGGAAGATATGTTCTGGTAATCTTAACATGCAAGCAAAGATTATGCTTTAGTTAACTACATTTTAGTTTACATTGCTCATGAGCTTCCCAGGAACCCCTAACTTGTGAGTGAAAAAATCACCATCTAAAAATTGAAGCACGGTGAACTTTGAGAACCACAACCGGTTTCTTTGAAACCTTGTTGCAAATTATCTTGGTTTCTGTATTTGGTTGTAATTTTGAGATGAAGTTAACGCTTAAATTTTGGAACTTCCTGATATGCTTTTTTTGGGGATTATACGTTTGAACTGTTTCCATTAGGAATCTGTAGTTACAATCTGCTGGAAAAGTGACTTCCCCAAAATTTAGAGACCAGGAATGCGTTATTTGCATGTGTATGTTGTAAAGTACATTCATGCAAAAGCAGTATATCATACTTGTCAAGCCAGCTAAAAATGTCTTCTTATAGGTTCACATCAATAATGTACTCCTGCTGTCTAATTGAACAAGCGAGACAATCACACAAAGGTAAACTTGCATCCTTATCTCAATTCTCTGATATTTAGTTTTACAATTAAATTTTCGTCGTGACAATTTTACCTTAGTGTCTGATTGAATTCATTTGACCAAAActggtttttatttttatttttatttttttccttcctGTGGTGCACGTGATAATGAGTTTAAAACTTTTGCTTCTCTCTAAGGGCGGAGGGAAGGTACGACAAGGGGtacgtgccgtaccggcgaccggaaaatgctttgaaaaatgctttgaaggggatgaaggtgccgcagcggcgcagccggtgcCCTACCAAAAGGGAAGCTCCCGGCTCCGCCAGAGCTTCTCTCATCCCATCCTTTGGCATTAGAAGagcattttctttcttgttcaGCCTTCTGATTTTTCGGATACGAGGGCACACCTGCAATGACCAGGGTTCAGTATGATTTGGTTCGCTTGCTGTTTGATTCATTTCAGtcattctattttatttaatttagtccaatttaactaaatttaagAGTTAATTTGTTCAACATCTTTTTCAAaagtgaattttattttattttatttttaatttcaaataacagTGAATTGGATTAATCCGATCATATTTAATTCTGATTTTAACTGGGCCAGTTCCAGTCCAAAGCTGGACTAAGCAAATGTCTTCCTACTCCTTCAAATATTCTGCCGGCCCACATAGTAGCTGCTAATGCCTTGATTTGGGAAAACTTCCATAATGTACCAAGCAACTAACGTGCAGATCCAAGGATTAAACCTCCCAATACTTCcgttaaaaaatagtaaaataactcCCAATAACTGATTTTCTTATCCTCAGGGGTTGATAGTGGCACAGTAGTCAAAACCAAAGGTATCAAATGCCTGGCCACCATAATCCCAATCCCTTAAATAAAGAAATGTACAGGATAAACACTAATTTGGTCCAGAATTTGTGGTTGGCATGCCAATCAAATGAATTGAAATTAACATAATGAAGATGTTCCTCTTAGTGAAGCACATTAGAGAATTTTGGAATCACACTACAACCTTTTGAGTTAAATTATCAAAGATTACAATCAAATGTAGTGTTTAACCTTTCAAAGGCCAACACCCTTGCAGCCCAACAATATTATGGTGGGATAGATTAGAGAAGGACTGGTTCATAGGATGCCACGTGGCATTTGATAGACCCCTAGGAATAAACCCAAATTGGGACCCTCCACAAATACCACCACCGACCTATTCTCTTCACCACTCCTTTCTCCATTTTCCCTCGAGCTCTTTGGATGGATGCCCCCAATCCCAAGATCAGCCTTTCCCAAATGGGAATATTGTGATAAACATTATCTCGTTTTgtgcaaagaaaaaaaagttgatTATCTTTTCCTTTGGAATTAAATTACTTCTCTAAAGCTATCATTAGTGGCAATAATATGTCACATAATTCCCTTTGTTCGTTTTCTTCTTGGTCATGAAGGCGATTTACTTTTGTTAGTCTTCGCTAATCAATATTTAACTCAAG
This is a stretch of genomic DNA from Manihot esculenta cultivar AM560-2 chromosome 2, M.esculenta_v8, whole genome shotgun sequence. It encodes these proteins:
- the LOC110609914 gene encoding uncharacterized protein LOC110609914, giving the protein MPSPSILFATGYSHPAHLSDVNYDHFRHSLNFLAVVFVSEVFDAEKELKPLKLGKKRQILLCLMLISKLRTQSKLVMPFGWPHLCLYGMQHLVKPSMVFAVLRCKIGIHCNDMQHKICPWTH